The region CTTTGGCTTCATCCTCATGGGACTGGAGAAGCTGGTCGAGCTGGAGTTTGAGTGTCCTTGCAACCCGACGTGGAACGGACTGTTCTCCTCAGCCTTCTTCATCATCCCCGCCGTCATGGCCTTCACGCTCATGCTGATCATCCAGGGCTGCAGGTGCGATACGTGGAGCCGCAAGAGCGTGTCCTTCTCCAGCGTGGTGCCCGCGGTCGTCTGGCTCATTTTGGTCTTCCTCGACGGCCAGTACTTCGCCTGCGCGATGACGGACTGGGAGGGCAGGTTCGTCATCGTGGACAAAGCGGCTCCGCAGAAATGGTGCGAGCCGGTGAAAGAAGAGGACGAAGAGGAAAGCCCGACGCCTCGGGAGCTGATGCTCCGCTCCCAGCAGCTCTTCGTCGTGTCTCAGGTGAGAGATCCGCTGGGAGGGCCGCTCTGAAAACAGTAAACAAGAGCATCTCACGCACTGAAAATAGGAGTGAGGAACCTGGCTGGAGAACTTCTAATAGCGAGTTAACTGGTGTGGAACTCCACAAATCTACATTTCAAACAGCTGCTTACCTTTTAGCATAAAAGTGCAAAAAGTGttatcaaaacaataaaacaagagTTTACCAGATGTTACCAGAATTAGCCAGAATTGGTCTGATGTCAGATGAAATGAGGCTAACATTAGCCACATTTGGTGTGATATTATCCAAATTTGGTCAGATAGCAGACTGATTTGGCTTGATGTTAGCCAGAGTTGATCTGATAGTAGCCAGATTTGGCTTGATGTTAGCCTCATTTGGTATGATGTTAAATTGGCCATGTTTGGTCTGATATTAGCCACATTTGGTCTGATAGTAGCCAGATTTGGCCTGATGTTAGCCAGAGTTGATCTGATAGTAGCCAGATTTGGCTTGATGTTAGCCTAATTTGGTATGATGTTATATTGGCCATGTTTGGTCTGATATTAGCCACATTTGGCCTGATAGTAGCCAGATTTGGCCTGATGTTAGCCAGAGTTGGTCTGATAGTAGCCAGATTTGGCTTGATGTTATCCTCATTTGGTATGATGTTATATTGGCCATGTTTGGTCTGATGTTAGCCACATTTGGTCTGATAGTAGCCAGATTTGGCTTGATGTTAGCctcatttggtctgatgttaTATTGGCCATGTTTGGTCTGATGTTAGCCACATTTGGTCTGATAGTAGCCAGATTTGGCTTGATGTTAGCCAGAATTGGTCTGACAGTAGCCAGATTTGGCTTGATGTTAGCCATAGTTGGTCTGACAGTAGCCAGATTTGGCTTGATGTTAGCCTCATTTGGTCTGATATTAGGCACATTTGGTCTGATAGTAGCCAGATTTGGCCTGATGTTAGCCAGAATTGGTCTGACAGTAGCCAGATTTGGCTTGATGTTAGCCATAGTTGGTCTGACAGTAGCCAGATTTGGCCTGATGTTAGCCAGAGTTGGCTTGATGTTAGCctcatttggtctgatgttaTATTGGCCATGTTTGGCCTGATGTTAGCcacatttggtctgatgttagCCACATTTGGTCTGATAGTAGCCAGATGTGGCCTGATGTTAGCCAGAGTTGGTCTGACAGTAGCCAGATTTGGCTTGATGTTAGCctcatttggtctgatgttgtTATATTGCCCATGTTTGATCTGATATTAGCAACATTTGGTCTGATAGTAGCCAGATTTGGCCTGATGTTAGTCAGAGTTAGTCTGACAGTAGCCAGATTAGGCTTGATGTTAGCCATATTTGGTCTGATACTGGCCAGGTTTGGTCTGGTGTTTCCCTTACTTGGTATTAGCCAGGTCTGGTGTTATAATAGCCAGATTCAGCATGATGTTAGCTAGATCTGGACTGATGTAAAACactcttcatttttttcatttttttgtctcAAATAAACCCACTTAAGCCTCTGGTTGAATGTACAAAATAATGTTTATAGTGATCTTCTGGCCTTGATATAGGATGACCCATTCTTATAATAGGGGCACATATATATCTTGTTTCATTGAAGGAAATCTTGGAATGAGGTGACCACTGCATGCTTTTACACGTTTTAATGTAAGATACAAATGCTTGAAGCAGTCAACACTTTTCAAATAGATGTGTTAAAAAAACGACACATTCTGTCTCTAACTATACACATCGGTCCATTCAGTTAAAGTCAACACGTTTTGGGATACttttaacatgttaaaatagaaaacaatgaCACAATATATTCAAATAGATAACGCAAGTGTAACACAACAATTTAACATATCACTTTTTAGAGTGAGCCTACTTGGAAATTGAGCTAAAGATAAAACTAGTttgtctctgactgagtcttttaAGCATAGAAAGCTTTACTGATAAAAtctagagaaaaaaaagttacaaaaaaaaaagttagccACTTCTATTCATTTTATTCTCCTATCAAAAAGCATGTCTAACCAGATTCTCCACTGTGGCCCTTGTTTCTAGGTTATCGGCATAATGCTGCTGATTTTTATCTGTGCTGGACTGGTAGTGTATGTGATTAGAGAGAGCTGCCGGAGGGACTTCCAATCCCAGGATGCCAATGTAGCGGAAATGACGTACACCCCCAGCTCGAGGGCGAGAACATCATGAGGGTGGGAAAATGAGATCCTCATATGCATTTGTGCGGAAGCTCGGTCACAGTCGCGACCAAAGAAACCAGACTCTTTATCCTGTTAAATACCCTCCTTATTTTATAATGAACATCTATTTTTCTAATTGATGACTTTTTGTTAGATGTGGCCAGTGTTTTGTGGGGTAAGTTCAGCTAAAGGGGACACTTTTTGGcaaacatttactttttatatttctCATCTAcaccaaaaagtatttggacactttaGCCATTGGTAAAGGTTAATGAAGACCTTTAGGTGACTtcttaaaatgatattttttttttcagagaaaaagTTTTAGCATGTCTGACTGAAGAATCCTGGAGAAGAACTCCAGTCAGAGACTGCATTATTTGGTGCTGTAAAGTACAGAGGTGAAACAAAGTCTGTGGCTGTTTCTCTATTTTGTTGAGTATGTGTTCATTGATGGGTTCACAAACGTGTACAAAGGCATTGTCTAAGAAGTAATGATCTGAAACACCAGCCACCATTTAAAAGATTATTTACTTGGTTTGACATTTTGCTGTTAACTTAATACATTTGTAAGTATGGCACAAATGtctaaatacattttgatgCCACTGCATGTTTCTGTATTGAGAAAAAACTTGGTCCTTCTTGAACCTATTGCATGTGTTGCCTACAGTAACTTATCAGCAACAGTCATTTAGATGTTTTTCCTCTgtacttaataaaataacagacaAACTATTGATTCAATACACGCTCCCCTTTGAATTATGTGTTTGAGTCAGTgacttttctgttcttttactaaGTATAAGGAAAGGTATTGTCTGTGTAACCGACCATATGCTACAGATGCTCCAGATACACTGACTGGGCTGAAAAATGGCAGTGTTCCTCTAAAGCACCATTGACAGATTATTAATGGGAACTAATATTATTTAACTGCatcatttcaagaaataatttGAGAACCTGCATTTTTGGAGAATATTTGTTTCCAACTAACTGCTGCATCTGCTTAATGGGGGCTTGATGCCTCTTGCTTATGGGATTTGCAGCCCAGGATGCAAATAAGCTTCAGTACACACTTAAAACTGATgatacaagggttctttagtaaagaaagtggttctatatagagccatgaacactcaaagaaccttttgcatgattaaagcgttcttcagattgattgagggTGTGCTGTAGctaattctatatagaacctatttgaaaatggttctatgtactACTAAAAAGGTCTCTTCTgttgtgacaagcttgacatcataatagaagaaccctatctggtgctatatagaaccattttcaaaaaggttcaacatagaaccatctatagcacattctccatcaatttgacaagttctttcatgatgcaaagaaccctttaatcatgcgaaAGGTTCTTGGAGTGTTTATGGATCTATATACACAACAAGTTACTaaagaaaaccatttttttAGTGTGAAGGACAGTTGGAACGGAAAAGTGTGAAACTGCTTccacattaaaatgcattatcAAAAGGTGCACTACAGTATAGCTTATTGTATTGTAGCTAATGTGTTCCCTCAGGGCTAACATTAGCTCATAGCTAGAGCATTAGATTGGTGCACTATAAAGCACAGGTTTTGTTAAATGTGACTGTATCACTAAGAAACCTGTGTGAATGGATCAAGCTGAACTCCACTGAgacattttaaagcaaacatTATACATTAATAGCATCAAATGCTCTAATAAACTGGAAACACACAAGACATTTTCAgacactgtttatttttagtttatcaCAAGATGTATTAATTTTAGTAGTGCAAACCAAATTATGAAATGTGAATCATTACACccatatttacatacatgtaaacattttaaaactaaagcaaaagCAGCTCCATAGCAGCAAAACCACATTAGCATTTCTACAGTCTAATCATTTCAGAATAAGAACTGTTACCTGAGCTTTAACGCTGCATTTGATCTTTACACAAATGTCACAATCAAAAACTTGTATTCACAATTAGCACACATGCAGCAATAGCATTGTAATTAAGTCATTTACATTCAGTAGACATACAGTATAATCAGCAGACAAAAGCAACAAAGCACAATTCCAAAAACTTAAAGCCTCAAAGGCCCTAAATGTCCCACTTTACCAAAATGCACCTTGACTAAGACAGACTGTAAGTGACTGCATAATGTGAATGCAGCAGCAGACGTGTAACATTACACTGAGGATTAAGCCAAATTTGATGTTATTTGTAAGTACCTATTTGCTATAAGCCATGATTTTGCCATTTTAtatcttgttctttttttacaATATTAGTGGATGATATTCCCTAATAAAATGTCTTGCCTTAAAATGAGAGTGTGTTATGCTTTGCTGTAAGAAATTTTTACCACAATGTGTGCAATTACAACTTACGTTCAGTGTTAATTATTGCCTGGATTTTGCCATGTCTACCACAgttattttattgtgaaatcaaATCAACTTCAGATATTTTTAGaaatcaagaaaacatttaTAGGACTACTAAAATTAAAAGTTGTGATCTTGTGGGTGAGGGGACAGTGGAGTTCACAGTATTAAGttgctgttttactgttttttttatacatattattaAAAGTAATGCAACTAGTAGCCAGTGATTTACTGTACTTTTGCaatgatttctttacagtgtaggTAGAAAATGAATTGGAATTTAAAATGGAATGAATAAAATTGGTAAGGAAACAACCACGCCCAGCAAAATAGACTGTTTAGACtgcatttacatacaacatGTATACTACTCTAGTAGACAAGGCACAGTAATGTCATCATCTTTCAGATGGCTGGAGGAGCTGGTGGACAAATAGGACAAAATATTACTGGACAGaaataaaagtttaataaaaaggTTTTCCTGTTCCTTGTTTAATGAAGATTGTTACAAGAAACTCtcccacacatttttaaatgaaacaggaCAGTAAGGAAATGAGAAAATTCTAAGCTTGTGCTGCATTCATTTCCaccaatattaaaatatttcaaaagtaTATTCCACCAATATTAAATCTGGTTTGTGAACAAACAGGAACATCAGACACAACCAGAACTTAAGGCAGTGCTTGTGGTCATTCCATCTCAATCTTGATGGAATCTCGGCTCTTCATTCACTCGGTGACATTCATTTGAGACAAATGAACTCTAAGTTTTCATTCACACATAAAAGGAAGGCACAGAATCAGTcccgtttcttttttttcatacacGGCCTGCAACACAAGTATCGGATAATTGCCATGGTCAGAAGAACTGCGACTGATGCAAGCAAAAGTAAGAATGCTATTACATCAATGCTGTGGTATgcataccaggacattttataGGACTCCGTTCGCAGATGAGCAGCACCTTTGTGCCTCATAACAAACTCAATCCAGAAGATGGCACTGTCAAGTGGTTGCATTGGCTTGTCTTTCTCAAGCCTGGAGAGTCTCTGCATGTTTATCTTGTAGGACGGTTCATTTATAACTTCCCTCAAAGCCTCTAGAAACAGGTTCTTGTCTATGGTGGCTATATCCAGGACCGTTGCCACACCTCTATATTTCATTCTTGAGAGATTGTCATGCTGATCAAAAACTAGTGGTAGGCCAACTATTGGAACACCATGGTAAATAGACTCTAGAATCCCATTTGTTCCTCCATGGCTCACAAAAACTCTGGTCTTGGGGTGTCCCAGAAGATCATTCTGTGGCATCCAGTCAACCAGTATTGTATTGTTGCCAAGAGTGGATGGTCTTTTCCCAGTGTGTCGCCAAATCACTTTCTGAGGGAGCTTAGCGAGAGCAGCAGCAATTTCAACATCTATGTCAGATGGAAGCTCTCCAACCAGAGTTCCCAAAGACATGACAACAACACCATGCTCTCCTGAACTTTGCATGAAATCCTCCAGATCAGCTGGAAGGGGTTTAGCTGGCTTGCAATGGAAGCAACCGATATAAACAATGTTGGGCATAGTCGGACGTGGAAATTCAAACACAAAGTCGACCCTCATAAGCCAAATGTCAGCTGCTtgaaataattcaaagtagtcCACATCTGGACCAAAGTAGCAGTTACACAAAGCACTGTAATGAGGACCTACTGTGCGTCTGTATAGGAAAAGCCGTACACTGTAGAAAAGCATGTTATACAATCTCTGAAAGAAAGTCATCTTATCCGTCAGCATGGCCAGAGGAAAGGGGACATATGACAGAGGTGAAGGAGCAATTGCAAAATGTGCCTCTCCATGTACCGTCCAGCGGACATTGAAAATCATTGGTAATGCAAGATAATGTGCAAGCACAACTCCCCCACCATTCGCAGGGTCTGTTATCAGCACATCATACTTGGCTTCTCTGATGGAGTTTATCAACTTTTGGTCCTCAATCATATTAATTACCATTTCGCATACCTTTCTATGCATCTCGGAAAACCTGTCTTTTAATTCCATATCCAAACTGAATCTAGTCCAAACAGGACTTCTTTCCCGTCGAATCTGCAGTTGTCTTGAAATAAAGACATTGAAGAATGCCTCATCGCCACCCACTGCAAAGTCGACAGTTATAGAGTCATAGTGGGGGGAGTGCTCTTTGATGTACCAGCTATCAGCTGGCCGTATGACTGTGACATGGTGGCCCTTACTGTGTAGCTCCTGTATCAGAATATTCATGTTAACCCAGTGGCTGCCATCATGGGGGAACACCAAGACCTTTCCACAGTCAGCAGTGACGGTCAGGATGACCACAATTAtggaaactgaataaaacatcttttagGAAGTCTCCATCTGGAGCATGCAGATGTCTgtctgaaacaaaaaaaatggcaGTAATGTTTTAGGGAAATTAtaaaataggtttttttttttgtttttttttttaaaatgcagttaCATAAAGAGACCCAGGTAAGTTAATGCAAACATGAAGACATTATTAAGCATTTAATGACATGTAGATATATAGTAACTAGTGCAATTTCATGAATAAGCCactactgtacatatatatgcataaatGAACACTTGTATTATAAAAGCAACCTATACCTTTGAAATGGCCCATATCTGACATTTCTTGTTTTGGTCCACTTATGAAGTTTAAGacttaagagacccttattagtcccaccacggggaaatttcacctctgcatttgacccatctgtgctgtgaaacaccacatatacactagtgcacacacacacacacacacacacacacacacacacacacacacgggggcagtgagcacacttgcccggagtgggcagccctattcacagtgcccagggagcagttgggggttaggtgtcttctTCAAGGagacctcagtcacatactgtcggtgctggggatcgaaccagcgacttcccggtcacagggccaattCCCTAATACACCAAGTTTGTGTATGtttaaaacacaaagtttatTTTGTATCCATTACCAGTGAACTGTCAGTTTATGCTACTTTGTCTTTaatactgatatatgtaaataagctctgttcccAACAGCCACTCTATATTGCACCTAATTCTGAAAGCTGTCTGTGCTGAAACACTCATAATTTCAATgagaatgggtggagctgaactgctgaagGCCAAATATGCAGACACACTCAGTGAACACTTACCTAGTAAGTATCCACACTCATTGcccatttatcagctccacttaccatatagaagcaatttgtagttctacaattacagactgtcaATCTATTTCTTTGCATACTTTGCTACCCCCTTTCACCTTGTTCAGTGGTCATGACCtccacaagaccaccacagagcaggtattatttcaCCGGTGAATcacttagcactgcagtgacactaacatgTTGCTGGAGTCATAactactctgtggtggtcctgtgggagtCCTGACTATTGAAGAATGGGGTGAAATGGGGCTaagagtatgcagagaaacagatggactacagtctgtaatgaTAGAACTTTAAAGttctcctatatagtaagtggagctaatcaaatggacagtgtagatACAAAGAGTTGTTTGAAAGAGTTGTTTGAAAGAGTTGTTTGAAAGAGTTGTTTGAAAGAGTTGTTTGAAAGAGTTGTTTGAAAGAGTTGTTTGAAAGAGTTGTTTGAAAGAGTTGTTTGAAAGAGTTGTTTGAAAGAGTTGTTTGAAAGAGTTGTTTGAAAGAGTTGTTTGAAAGAGTTGTTTGAAAGAGTTGTTTGAAAGAGTTGTTTGAAAGAGTTGTTTGAAAGAGTTGTTTGAAAGAGTTGTTTGAAAGAGTTGTTTGAAAGAGTTGTTTGAAAGAGTTGTTTGCAGTGAATTCAaaaagggctgtttttgcagcttagtttccacatatggacAATATGGATAGGTGAATTTCAAATATGTCAGTCTTCgctattaaagggcccatattctacatttttcttgtattttatttctttctctgagGTTTCTCTCTCAAAACATAATTCATCTTTACAAAACCACCTTCCAACCTTAGTGTTCTATAGAGTTCATGTTACTGCGACTTTAAGAGTGgcacatgtaaatgagctctgttctgattgcccACCCTGTATTGAGCATTATTTAGAAAGCATGTGCAAAGCTTATCTGCAGTAGCAAATAGAggctatatgtaaatgcattgtttttgtgacatcacaaaaacagtgaattcaaatgGGTATATTTTGTTTCTACCATCCATATGGACTGTGGAGTGGATATTActgtttaaaactttaacatacatcaaacttatttttaaaaagtgaagaaaatgctATTTTATATGATCTAGGCCATTCAGTAAATTGTAAACTACTttacagaaggagagaggagaagccAGGGTACACAAAACATTGCACACCTGTGCACTCTGTACTTTATACATCACTGTGTAACAAGGACCACTATAAAAATAAACCCAAgggctttgtttttgttttttaatcctCTGATTTTTCAAATGATTGCAAGTCCTGTATGAATGCAGCCTTACTTGCATCTTATTTAACTGTCAAATAAATCATCATAATCAAACATGTGAATTATTAAAGAAGGATTGTCTAAGATGGATACAAAATGAGATCATCACAGATTTGTCTGTTTACTCTTTAAAACCTTGTAATAGTGGCTTTTTAATAATCCTTCTCTATGACTAAAcctttgtgaaatgttcacaagGAAGGAAATAAGGGTTGTGGCCCAGTTTAATGAATAAGAACATGAAGTCCTTCTCACCTTTTAAAACCACTACTTTAGAGTTCCTAGTACTTTGCCCAGTCAACCACACACGATCGTGATAATCACTGCTGGAAACAAAGATTCCAGAGACAAATTCCAGTACTAGATGTTCCTGAAGGTTGCATTGCACAACATCTATAGGATTAAGAGGGAATTAACCCATAACAAAAGAATCACACCTCAAAACCAGAACCACTAGTCATATGTTAAAAAGTCACATATTAAAAACGGACCTCCTTTACAGATTCACCTGAAGAAACCAATGCAATACAGTTCAGTTGCAGTAAGACTGGCTATGTCAGGAGTACACTGGGATGTCACAACAGGCTTTCTTAAAGAGgg is a window of Pygocentrus nattereri isolate fPygNat1 chromosome 7, fPygNat1.pri, whole genome shotgun sequence DNA encoding:
- the ugt5f1 gene encoding UDP glucuronosyltransferase 5 family, polypeptide F1 — its product is MFYSVSIIVVILTVTADCGKVLVFPHDGSHWVNMNILIQELHSKGHHVTVIRPADSWYIKEHSPHYDSITVDFAVGGDEAFFNVFISRQLQIRRERSPVWTRFSLDMELKDRFSEMHRKVCEMVINMIEDQKLINSIREAKYDVLITDPANGGGVVLAHYLALPMIFNVRWTVHGEAHFAIAPSPLSYVPFPLAMLTDKMTFFQRLYNMLFYSVRLFLYRRTVGPHYSALCNCYFGPDVDYFELFQAADIWLMRVDFVFEFPRPTMPNIVYIGCFHCKPAKPLPADLEDFMQSSGEHGVVVMSLGTLVGELPSDIDVEIAAALAKLPQKVIWRHTGKRPSTLGNNTILVDWMPQNDLLGHPKTRVFVSHGGTNGILESIYHGVPIVGLPLVFDQHDNLSRMKYRGVATVLDIATIDKNLFLEALREVINEPSYKINMQRLSRLEKDKPMQPLDSAIFWIEFVMRHKGAAHLRTESYKMSWYAYHSIDVIAFLLLLASVAVLLTMAIIRYLCCRPCMKKKKRD
- the LOC108431572 gene encoding calcium homeostasis modulator protein 6, with the protein product MGSRQQWLTRLKNELSNSPLVSNVAFGFILMGLEKLVELEFECPCNPTWNGLFSSAFFIIPAVMAFTLMLIIQGCRCDTWSRKSVSFSSVVPAVVWLILVFLDGQYFACAMTDWEGRFVIVDKAAPQKWCEPVKEEDEEESPTPRELMLRSQQLFVVSQVIGIMLLIFICAGLVVYVIRESCRRDFQSQDANVAEMTYTPSSRARTS